A stretch of the Zeugodacus cucurbitae isolate PBARC_wt_2022May chromosome 6, idZeuCucr1.2, whole genome shotgun sequence genome encodes the following:
- the LOC128922583 gene encoding 23 kDa integral membrane protein-like, whose amino-acid sequence MDCGGVLVKYVLFIFNILFVVCGILLIIFGSILVSHIQQVGSVAQTFEANSVPIAILILGCVIFIISFLGCCGAIREDTCCTMTYSVFMLVLLLAQIALVILVWTQRAKFLTYMDKVVETIWKQHTTDQKVMDALQLTFNCCGSSGAEDYYKNLQTIPNSCCGANAISCSMLEAMTKPGCKQAFNSFWDKSINIVRYAGLGVAAVELVAFIFACCLANQVRNNIRRANY is encoded by the exons ATGGATTGCGGTGGTGTTCTAGTGAAATATGTGCTTTTCATATTCAACATACTCTTCGTA GTATGCGGTATACTGCTAATTATCTTTGGTTCCATATTAGTGTCACACATACAGCAAGTTGGTAGCGTGGCGCAAACGTTTGAAGCTAACAGTGTTCCAATCGCTATACTTATACTAGGATGTGTGATATTCATTATTTCGTTTTTGGGTTGCTGCGGTGCAATACGCGAGGACACATGTTGTACAATGACG TACTCCGTCTTTATGCTCGTCCTCCTGCTGGCACAGATTGCATTAGTGATACTTGTGTGGACACAGCGTGCAAAGTTCCTCACATATATGGATAAAGTTGTGGAAACAATTTGGAAGCAGCACACAACAGATCAAAAAGTAATGGACGCTTTACAATTGACG TTTAATTGTTGTGGTTCAAGCGGTGCAGAGGATTACTATAAGAATTTGCAAACAATACCCAATTCTTGTTGTGGTGCCAACGCCATATCTTGTTCCATGTTAGAAGCTATGACGAAACCTGGTTGCAAACAAGCATTCAATTCATTTTGggataaaagcataaatattgTACGTTATGCTGGACTCGGCGTTGCAGCTGTTGAA ttAGTGGCATTTATTTTCGCCTGCTGCTTAGCGAATCAAGTGCGCAACAATATAAGGAGAGCAAACTACTAA